Proteins from a genomic interval of uncultured Desulfuromusa sp.:
- a CDS encoding cell division protein ZapA has translation MNSNIKVTILGREYKLRSQESEDQIQRVVDFIEEKLAETASGRSVDTRDLTVLTLLNLAGQYLQLSDVQNQDGEQYEKRMQQLIESLERAVADNSGC, from the coding sequence TTGAATTCCAACATTAAAGTCACTATTCTGGGGCGAGAGTATAAATTGCGCAGCCAGGAATCAGAAGATCAGATTCAGAGAGTTGTCGATTTTATAGAAGAAAAGCTGGCTGAGACGGCTTCTGGGCGATCTGTTGATACCAGAGATCTGACCGTTTTAACTCTGTTGAATCTGGCTGGCCAATATCTGCAGCTGTCAGATGTGCAGAATCAAGACGGAGAGCAATACGAAAAACGAATGCAACAATTAATAGAGTCTTTAGAGCGTGCAGTGGCTGATAATTCTGGTTGCTAA
- the ftsY gene encoding signal recognition particle-docking protein FtsY — protein MMEWFNLLNWDNAMQWLNTFIAGLLPLLESAGVPEEYRSLAAFGIIYLGVTAVVLLFVLVLLKIFRCRSKSPREDATVEEDSSAVVETPVDIVESEDVTEAESQPEVERERVAEPVSEPTLGIFERFKAGLSKTQSSLVGRVDSLLRGRTAIDADLIEELEEILITADLGMQTTQQLIESLETSRTKGELASPDQVRQLLMDELAKILSFDSKPLDVSSASPFVIMVVGVNGVGKTTTVGKLAHQFVQEGKKVVLGAGDTFRAAAAEQLQIWGERADVEVVSHAEGADPSAVAFDAAKAAVARKADILLLDTAGRLHTKVNLMEELKKIRRVLDREIPGAPHEVLLVLDATTGQNALTQAKLFNEAVDLDGIALTKLDGTAKGGIVVAIAAELQVPVRFVGIGEQLDDLRPFDAEMFVSVLFDR, from the coding sequence ATGATGGAATGGTTCAATCTGTTGAATTGGGACAATGCCATGCAATGGCTTAATACTTTTATTGCCGGCTTGTTGCCGTTGTTGGAATCGGCGGGCGTCCCTGAAGAATATAGGTCTTTGGCCGCTTTTGGTATTATTTATCTGGGTGTGACAGCTGTCGTTCTTCTGTTTGTTCTTGTTCTATTGAAGATATTTAGATGTCGCAGCAAGTCACCCCGTGAGGATGCGACCGTTGAGGAGGACAGCTCTGCCGTCGTAGAGACTCCCGTTGACATTGTTGAGTCTGAAGATGTAACAGAAGCGGAGTCGCAGCCTGAAGTCGAGAGGGAACGCGTAGCTGAACCCGTTTCTGAGCCGACTCTAGGGATATTTGAACGCTTTAAAGCGGGCTTGTCTAAGACTCAATCTTCATTAGTGGGACGGGTTGATAGCCTGCTGCGCGGTCGAACGGCCATTGATGCCGATTTAATTGAAGAACTTGAAGAAATATTGATTACTGCTGATTTAGGGATGCAGACGACTCAGCAACTGATCGAATCGTTGGAGACAAGTCGGACAAAAGGTGAGCTCGCTTCACCCGATCAAGTACGTCAGTTGTTGATGGACGAATTGGCTAAGATTCTGAGTTTTGACAGTAAGCCACTGGACGTTTCCAGCGCATCACCATTTGTCATCATGGTTGTGGGCGTTAATGGTGTTGGCAAGACGACAACGGTTGGTAAGTTGGCACATCAATTTGTTCAGGAGGGGAAAAAAGTTGTTCTTGGCGCTGGGGATACTTTTCGTGCCGCGGCTGCGGAACAGCTGCAAATTTGGGGGGAGCGGGCTGACGTTGAAGTCGTCAGTCATGCTGAAGGAGCGGATCCAAGTGCTGTCGCTTTTGATGCCGCAAAAGCAGCCGTTGCCAGAAAAGCTGATATTCTGTTGCTGGATACCGCTGGACGCTTACATACCAAAGTCAATTTAATGGAGGAGCTGAAAAAAATTCGTCGGGTTCTCGATAGGGAAATTCCTGGAGCCCCACACGAAGTCCTTCTTGTTCTTGATGCAACAACCGGGCAGAATGCATTAACTCAAGCAAAATTATTTAATGAAGCTGTTGATCTTGATGGGATTGCGCTGACTAAGCTTGATGGGACAGCAAAGGGGGGGATTGTTGTTGCTATCGCTGCAGAGCTGCAGGTCCCTGTACGGTTTGTTGGTATTGGTGAGCAGCTTGACGATTTGCGCCCGTTTGACGCCGAAATGTTTGTCTCGGTTCTATTTGATCGATAG
- a CDS encoding roadblock/LC7 domain-containing protein yields the protein MPFKSLLKRLLEDIPGALGAIIVDWEGESVDHVARIDDYDIKVLGAHSGIILSRLRDTLSRVDSGDLDQVVIRAAGNKILISPLTEDYLLMLQLGGEAIVARAAYKMRHCVDELRDEFVFD from the coding sequence ATGCCATTTAAGTCATTATTGAAACGATTATTGGAAGATATTCCCGGTGCTCTGGGTGCTATCATTGTCGATTGGGAAGGAGAATCCGTTGATCATGTTGCACGCATCGATGACTATGATATCAAAGTTCTGGGAGCTCATAGTGGTATTATTCTCAGCCGGCTCAGGGATACCCTGTCAAGAGTTGACAGTGGTGACCTTGATCAGGTTGTCATCCGTGCTGCAGGGAATAAAATTCTGATTTCACCGCTAACGGAAGATTATTTGTTGATGCTGCAACTGGGAGGAGAGGCTATTGTTGCCCGTGCTGCGTATAAGATGCGTCACTGCGTTGATGAGTTGCGGGATGAGTTTGTGTTTGACTGA